In Deltaproteobacteria bacterium CG11_big_fil_rev_8_21_14_0_20_49_13, the following are encoded in one genomic region:
- a CDS encoding Fe-S-binding domain-containing protein, giving the protein MLAHKLSAILFSPLLGIFLISFIPRKFEEGVRAIAFSVSILTAVLTYYLWSHFNQNGYVFMETVAWIPSLNINYRVGLDGASLLLFALTAILTPLCIAASWNDIKSHRKEFYALILACEIGLLGLFAALDLFLFYVFWEVMLIPMYFLIGIWGSGNRIYAATKFLLYTVVGSVLMLAGLIYFYLASGRSFDMTTLGMNPLAPTVQLWIFLSFAIAFAIKVPIFPFHTWLPDAHTEAPTAGSVLLAGVFLKAGAYGFYRIAMPYFPDAVAYFRPYIFVLAVISIIYGALVSMVQKDLKRLIAYSSVSHLGFVMLGLIALDPEGVQGAVLQMVNHGITTGALFLLFGMLYSRAHTRKIADFGGVANAMPVFAWAFVFTGLSSLGLPGLNNFVGEFLTVVGAFRAQPYLACFSASCVIIAAVYILWSIERVFFGDKKPSLKDMSLRETALIAPLLILMVWLGVYPKTALSKLTASTNNFLAMSRRSVTDVPKTPLNIIIPEIRRARPELVIPEAKSELGYKEATGVYEPWDRKEQGKVPEEEGITGTDATFGTEKIPSGSAGREENSVFPRETPPAEGSSPGGSGTE; this is encoded by the coding sequence ATGTTGGCCCATAAGCTTTCCGCGATCCTGTTTTCTCCACTTTTGGGGATATTTCTCATCTCTTTCATCCCCAGAAAGTTCGAAGAAGGGGTTCGCGCGATAGCTTTTAGCGTGAGTATCCTGACCGCGGTGCTCACATATTATCTCTGGAGCCATTTCAACCAGAACGGTTACGTCTTTATGGAGACGGTCGCATGGATACCTTCTCTTAACATCAATTACAGGGTGGGTCTCGACGGGGCCAGCCTTCTTCTCTTTGCGCTTACCGCCATCTTAACGCCTCTTTGCATTGCGGCATCATGGAATGACATAAAGAGCCATCGCAAAGAGTTCTACGCGCTCATTCTTGCCTGCGAGATCGGTCTTTTGGGTCTCTTTGCGGCGCTGGACCTTTTCCTTTTCTACGTCTTCTGGGAAGTGATGTTGATACCTATGTATTTCCTGATAGGCATCTGGGGGAGCGGCAACCGTATATATGCGGCGACCAAGTTCCTGCTCTATACCGTGGTCGGCTCCGTCCTTATGCTTGCCGGGCTTATCTATTTTTATCTGGCATCCGGCAGGTCGTTCGATATGACAACGCTTGGAATGAACCCGTTGGCGCCCACGGTCCAGCTGTGGATCTTCCTCTCATTTGCGATAGCGTTTGCAATCAAGGTGCCGATATTCCCGTTCCATACGTGGCTACCCGATGCTCACACAGAGGCCCCTACGGCCGGTAGCGTGCTCCTTGCCGGCGTCTTCTTAAAGGCCGGCGCGTACGGATTTTACAGGATAGCGATGCCATATTTCCCCGACGCAGTCGCTTATTTCAGGCCCTATATATTCGTTCTGGCGGTTATAAGCATCATTTATGGTGCGCTTGTTTCGATGGTCCAAAAGGACCTTAAGCGTCTGATAGCCTATTCATCCGTCTCCCATTTGGGATTTGTGATGCTGGGCTTGATAGCACTTGACCCCGAAGGGGTGCAAGGGGCGGTGCTCCAGATGGTGAATCACGGGATAACGACCGGCGCGCTCTTCCTTCTTTTCGGAATGCTCTATTCGCGCGCGCATACAAGAAAGATAGCGGACTTCGGCGGCGTTGCAAATGCAATGCCGGTCTTTGCATGGGCGTTCGTTTTTACGGGACTTTCTTCGTTAGGGCTCCCCGGGCTCAATAATTTTGTAGGGGAATTCTTAACAGTAGTTGGCGCCTTTAGGGCGCAGCCTTATCTTGCCTGTTTTTCAGCTTCGTGCGTGATAATCGCAGCGGTCTATATTCTATGGTCGATCGAGCGAGTATTCTTTGGCGACAAGAAGCCGAGCCTGAAAGATATGTCGCTCAGAGAGACGGCGCTTATCGCACCGCTTTTGATATTGATGGTGTGGCTTGGAGTTTATCCGAAGACCGCGCTTTCAAAATTGACGGCATCTACAAATAATTTTCTGGCTATGTCGAGAAGGTCGGTGACGGATGTCCCTAAGACGCCGCTTAATATAATCATTCCCGAAATAAGAAGGGCCCGGCCAGAACTGGTGATACCGGAAGCGAAGTCCGAACTTGGTTATAAAGAGGCGACAGGGGTCTATGAACCTTGGGACCGGAAGGAGCAGGGAAAGGTGCCCGAAGAAGAGGGGATAACGGGGACCGATGCGACGTTTGGCACGGAAAAGATACCGTCCGGAAGTGCAGGGAGAGAGGAAAACTCTGTTTTCCCGCGAGAAACGCCACCGGCAGAAGGTTCGTCACCCGGCGGATCTGGGACGGAGTAG